The Leishmania donovani BPK282A1 complete genome, chromosome 8 genome has a segment encoding these proteins:
- a CDS encoding amastin-like protein, whose amino-acid sequence MTYRIGMLLYALLQFFAFLLVLVGTPIDMFRPHGTSRFCSTPCLTLWGYKNECFNTAYDSWADDLWANCSNRRLQFRVAQALAVISIVVYGLAFILGFIMLFCCFCLRWVCLTLNILGFGTLGVVWALMVVAYYKDDGRDCPRLSDRYHFGAGFALFVSTWCRDIFSIISLLLCCHSADSGKRKVANQNQKEQ is encoded by the coding sequence ATGACTTACAGGATCGGCATGCTTCTCTATGCCCTCCTCCAGTTCTTCGCGTTTCTCTTGGTGCTGGTGGGCACGCCGATCGACATGTTTCGTCCACATGGTACGAGCAGGTTCTGCAGCACTCCGTGTCTGACCTTGTGGGGTTACAAGAACGAATGCTTCAACACCGCTTACGATTCGTGGGCGGACGATCTGTGGGCGAACTGCTCgaaccgccgcctccagttCCGCGTTGCCCAGGCACTCGCTGTCATTTCCATCGTCGTGTACGGCTTGGCTTTCATCCTCGGCTTCATTATGCTGTTCTGCTGCTTTTGCCTCCGCTGGGTCTGCCTGACGCTCAACATCCTTGGCTTCGGCACCTTGGGCGTCGTCTGGGCGCTCATGGTGGTGGCCTACTACAAGGATGACGGCAGAGATTGTCCGAGGCTGAGCGACCGTTATCACTTCGGTGCTGGTTTTGCTCTCTTCGTGTCCACATGGTGCAGAGATATATTCAGTATTATCTCTCTGCTTCTTTGCTGCCACTCCGCAGACTCAGGGAAGCGGAAAGTCGCGAACCAAAATCAAAAGGAACAGTAG
- a CDS encoding amastin-like protein, translating to MLFCCFCLRWVCLTLNILGFGTLGVVWALMVVAYYKDDGRDCPRLSDRYHFGAGFALFVSTWCRDIFSIISLLLCCHSADSGKRKVANQNQKEQ from the coding sequence ATGCTGTTCTGCTGCTTTTGCCTCCGCTGGGTCTGCCTGACGCTCAACATCCTTGGCTTCGGCACCTTGGGCGTCGTCTGGGCGCTCATGGTGGTGGCCTACTACAAGGATGACGGCAGAGATTGTCCGAGGCTGAGCGACCGTTATCACTTCGGTGCTGGTTTTGCTCTCTTCGTGTCCACATGGTGCAGAGATATATTCAGTATTATCTCTCTGCTTCTTTGCTGCCACTCCGCAGACTCAGGGAAGCGGAAAGTCGCGAACCAAAATCAAAAGGAACAGTAG
- a CDS encoding mitochondrial DNA polymerase beta, with product MLRRTFLRRDHRENIIRIFQEMADLNNALGEKYKVSSYHRSIESLKTNLDKPLNTPQDLKAFSGFGAKLLKKAEEIMATGKLEELESKTKPKLKAIQELTQVHGFGPRAAAALFDREGIFTVDELLQKADSIPSLTDQQRVGIKYFYDINEKIPMQESVLHENYLREKCMEVLGKDFSILICGSYRRRHPFSGDVDAILSRTLDAPPLSEPVAATGVLGHFVEFLESLKYLEATMAQGPLKYMGMGRLPPRIVRDKAGRENTKVYKARRVDIRLIETKSVPTAMLTFTGSKNFNVIMRQAAISKGYLLNEYGLFKLGTPEEARALYERIGIRGKNAGEELGVPKDELEDKRVEVRSEQDVFDVLGMPYAKPENRDP from the coding sequence ATGCTCCGCCGGACGTTCCTGCGTCGCGATCATCGCGAGAACATCATCCGCATCTTCCAGGAGATGGCGGATTTGAACAACGCTCTGGGCGAGAAATACAAGGTGAGCAGCTACCACCGCAGCATCGAGAGTCTCAAGACGAACCTCGACAAGCCTCTCAACACCCCGCAGGACCTGAAGGCGTTCTCCGGCTTCGGCGCGAAGCTGCTGAAAAAAGCGGAAGAGATCATGGCCACCGGGAAgctcgaggagctggagagcAAGACGAAGCCGAAGCTCAAAGCCATCCAGGAGCTAACACAGGTGCACGGCTTCGGccctcgcgccgccgcggcgctcttcGACCGGGAGGGCATCTTCACCGtggatgagctgctgcagaaggcTGACAGCATCCCGTCGTTGACGGACCAGCAACGTGTCGGCATCAAGTACTTCTACGACATCAACGAAAAGATCCCGATGCAAGAGAGCGTGCTGCATGAGAACTACCTGCGCGAGAAGTGCATGGAGGTGCTCGGCAAGGACTTCTCGATTCTTATCTGTGGTAGctaccgccgtcgccaccccTTCAGTGGTGATGTGGACGCGATCCTATCACGCACGCtcgacgcgccgccgctgagcgaGCCGGTCGCCGCTACCGGCGTACTAGGACACTTTGTGGAGTTCCTCGAGAGCCTCAAGTACCTGGAGGCGACCATGGCGCAGGGGCCCCTCAAGTACATGGGGATGGGCCGGCTGCCGCCCCGCATCGTCCGCGACAAGGCTGGCCGCGAGAACACGAAGGTGTACAAGGCGCGCCGTGTGGATATCCGTCTCATCGAGACAAAGAGCgtgccgacggcgatgcTCACCTTCACGGGAAGCAAGAACTTCAACGTCATTATGCGCCAGGCCGCCATCAGCAAGGGCTACTTGCTGAACGAATACGGCCTCTTCAAGCTGGGCACACCCGAagaagcgcgtgcgctgtACGAGCGCATCGGCATTCGCGGTAAGAATGCTGGCGAGGAGCTTGGCGTCCCGAAGGACGAGCTGGAGGACAAGCGTGTTGAGGTGCGGTCGGAGCAGGATGTGTTCGACGTACTTGGGATGCCCTACGCCAAGCCGGAGAACCGCGACCCTTAA
- a CDS encoding mitochondrial DNA polymerase beta-PAK, putative — protein MRIFLSSAVPRTGWSLRRRRADPLCVVAAALVAASLSCADGQRLIHGPPRLSSTWRRGARRLPGPSAFLPASSAVAASLTAQCRGVSSTTSTSADATAAAASAAAAVAALSTGTKLRHRRGAHRKRGRVSATAAAATTPPLNAPLGDGANGSFSVVDPVVPASVLVNPSNTSSEPLRRRAVKSSDAAVTDARLRALGDTEAEAEPPAVTAAAHLNGFGKSANKPSTTPQPAGEADAAESVPAPSVTAVVAAEMPSPCRKRKSGTAKRGIRGRRAAVETTVELVAVAAAPAAASSPAAATLLAKAPAEAIKMAAAVSRERLSRGLNKRRSRRSGAGTVTAASAGDAEADEVVTAGVTVVPSVAVNPNLASSLTAGAVEGEGGTPSVDPVRAAALPPAPQHLDATGRVVASDADAVEGRVSSGSRKRIARQARQKYVEEPANARSSGVVLDNDKDGSAADVDKDPDEISEDGGARPSGRPRRASSRTRSGKRLRAKAPTAAASTLVEDAIAASVAKAVAEGVIGAAGQAPATGAATAGGATLASFSLLTAATSHKPASKTTTTTTTITTADTKVPCSPTAEVESLEPKTDADGEGPAEAISSTAASRAPRNRERAGGKRMKKRLLAPAAVAAASAAVVAAPPPPMAAAADDGKTATTPRPADSFKRLFDTVDAAKGISSLALKKRLAAQIVRRRWQLQRGLTLSPQALLSTATPAADEAGVMATSAAAKADEGAAAVTAPKSSAPSPTSPRRRLLQGKKSASLEASASSPIAAAPLPEKPAQSDEAAVAGGAKSKSRITKKGGKRGGSAARRNSGHTVAMAAAASVAPVAEPTKAAEVEDPASDADREADVAAAMAAAVELVSKPEVIDDEFSLAPQACDDAAAHATPKSHSPSALAAGRASQQQELLQSAGVSKVAYGASGGSSANGSGNHAGSSGSSNGGKGGKGANSKDTLFFPDYRERVVQIFEQLTQINSALGERFKSQLYGRTVERFKRGDKVFQLLPPNLLPLPEEDPKKKAIIEALYKDDPAAQKKRVEEVERNRAKRSLVLSSDNLIPGLGTKLREKVIEILVTGGLEELHRQEAKPIIRAIRELTQVHGVGPRTAIDYFKKYGISTVAQLRDYAIKAGELDMSNKDSGKPSNLVVCADKSKFHLNDAQRLGLVYYEDMCHRIPHEEGRLHEAFMKLRMRKYLGKDYELVVCGSYRRQVESAGDIDVLITHKRSATEGGDRPLLPPSEVLGSFLAGLKADKYIEATLAQGPTKFMGLCRLRAMGTESVSAATGKGKTAKTSGKAPTKFRARRLDVRYVDSDSFPAAMLYFTGSKNFNVIMRSEAIKKHCVLNEYGLFRKPTRKQMQHYGVVQKNPDMSFHDMITRLARFDLSAIKDEENELASGSSAEAGGGASGATAAGSGASGDADGAASKKVTAAFKKIKKKGKEKTKQELAELREMAKIVERQRVKASTEREIFEALGMDYVPPKDRSV, from the coding sequence ATGCGGATTTTCCTCAGCTCGGCTGTGCCGCGCACAGGGTGGAgtctccgtcgccgccgtgctgaCCCACTCTGCGTAGTGGCCGCCGCTCTCGTTGCGGCATCTCTGTCGTGCGCCGACGGCCAGCGTCTCATTCATGGGCCGCCGCGGTTGTCTtcgacgtggcggcgcggtgctAGGCGTCTGCCAGGGCCCTCTGCGTTCCTGCCTGCCTCATCGGCGGTAGCGGCGTCGCTAACAGCGCAGTGCCGCGGCGTTTCGAGCACGACGAGCACATCAGCTGATGcaactgctgccgctgcttctgctgctgctgccgtcgccgccttgtCAACGGGGACGAAGttgcgccatcgccgcggcgctcatcGCAAGCGCGGCCGTGtctcggcgacggcagcggcggcgaccacgCCGCCCCTCAATGCGCCGCTCGGGGATGGCGCGAACGGCAGCTTCTCCGTTGTCGATCCTGTTGTGCCGGCGTCTGTGCTGGTCAACCCATCAAACACATCCAGCGAACCGCTCAGGCGACGAGCGGTCAAGAGCAGTGACGCAGCGGTGACAGATGCGCGCCTGCGTGCATTGGGCGATACCGAAGCCGAGGCGGAGCCACCGGcggtcaccgctgccgctcaccTCAACGGCTTTGGCAAATCCGCTAATAAGCCTTCGACGACCCCTCAGCCAGCTGGCGAGGCGGATGCTGCTGAGTCGGTGCCCGCACCATCCGTGACGGCTGTCGTTGCCGCTGAGATGCCCTCGCCTTGCcgcaaaaggaaaagcggcACGGCAAAGAGGGGTATCAggggccgccgcgcggcggtggagacGACTGTGGAGCTGgtcgctgttgctgcagctcctgctgccgcttctagccctgctgctgcgacgctgtTAGCAAAGGCGCCAGCCGAGGCAATCAAAATGGCCGCTGCGGTCTCACGCGAAAGGCTATCGCGAGGCCTAAATAAAAGGCgctcgaggcgcagcggagctggTACCGTCACGgctgcctctgctggcgacgccgaggcggacGAGGTCGTGACTGCCGGCGTCACAGTGGTGCCATCTGTCGCTGTCAACCCTAACCTCGCATCTTCATTGACGGCAGGCGCCGTTGAAGGGGAAGGTGGCACACCCTCAGTCGACCCGGTGAGAGCCGCAGCCCTGCCGCCGGCCCCACAGCACCTGGATGCCACTGGTCGTGTGGTCGCGTCCGATGCCGACGCTGTTGAGGGGCgcgtgagcagcggcagcaggaaACGTATAGCGCGGCAAGCGAGGCAGAAATACGTCGAGGAGCCGGCGAACGCGAGGAGCTCGGGAGTCGTTCTGGACAATGACAAGGACGGTagtgctgctgatgtggaCAAGGATCCAGATGAAATCAGCGAGGATGGTGGTGCTCGACCCAGTGGTCGGCCCAGGCGAGCCAGCTCACGCACCCGAAGTGGcaagcggctgcgcgccaagGCACCGACAGCTGCCGCCAGCACTCTGGTAGAAGACGCCATCGCGGCTTCTGTGGCCAAGGCGGTCGCTGAGGGCGTTATaggcgctgcagggcaaGCACCAGCGActggcgcggcgacggcaggaGGGGCCACGTTGGCGTCCTTCTCGCTTCTCACTGCGGCAACGTCCCACAAGCCCGCGAGCaagaccaccaccacgaccacgaCCATCACGACTGCAGACACTAAGGTGCCATGCTCTCCCACCGCCGAGGTGGAGTCGTTGGAGCCGAAGACGGATGCCGACGGCGAAGGTCCAGCAGAGGCCATCAGCTCCACTGCTGCCTCTCGCGCGCCCAGGAACAGGGAGCGGGCTGGAGGCAAACGGATGAAGAAGAGACTTCTTGCacctgccgccgtcgccgcggcctcggcagcggtagtggcggcaccaccaccacccatggcggctgctgcggacgATGGGAAGACGGCAACGACACCGCGGCCGGCGGACTCGTTCAAGAGGCTCTTCGATACCGTCGACGCCGCGAAGGGGATCTCCTCTCTTGCCTTGAAAAAGCGTCTCGCCGCGCAGATCGTtcgtcgccgctggcagctgcagcggggGCTCACGCTGTCCCCGCAAGCCCTCCTTTCCACCGCCACACCGGCAGCAGACGAAGCAGGCGTTATGGCaacctcagcagcagccaaggCCGAcgagggggcagcggcggtgacggcgcctAAGTCGTCTGCACCTTCGCCGACATCGCCGCGCCGACGTCTGCTGCAAGGAAAGAAGTCGGCTTCGCTTGAAGCGTCTGCGTCGTCACCGATAGCGGCTGCGCCTCTACCGGAAAAGCCGGCGCAGAGCGACGAGGCAGCCGTCGCAGGTGGTGCCAAGTCGAAGAGCCGTATCACCAAGAAGGGTGGCAAGCGTGGCGGATCGGCGGCAAGGAGAAATAGCGGGCACACGGTTGCCatggctgcagcagcgtccgtTGCACCCGTGGCGGAGCCGACCAAGGCTGCTGAGGTCGAGGATCCTGCCAGTGACGCAGATCGAGAGGCggatgtggcggcggcaatggcagcagcggtggagctgGTGTCAAAGCCGGAGGTCATCGATGACGAGTTCTCGCTAGCACCGCAGGCGTgcgacgatgccgctgcccatGCGACGCCGAAGTCGCACTCTCCAtctgccctcgccgccggccgCGCATCGCAGCAACAGGAGCTGCTTCAGAGTGCCGGCGTCTCGAAGGTAGCTTACGGCGccagtggcggcagcagcgctaaCGGATCGGGCAATCATGCCGGCagtagcggcagcagcaacggtggcAAGGGCGGCAAAGGTGCGAATTCGAAGGACACGCTCTTCTTCCCCGACTACCGCGAGCGCGTCGTGCAGATATTTGAGCAGCTGACGCAGATCAACAGTGCCCTCGGCGAGCGCTTCAAGTCGCAGTTGTACGGGCGCACGGTAGAACGCTTCAAGCGCGGCGACAAGGTAtttcagctgctgccgccgaacctgctgccgctgcccgaGGAAGACCCGAAGAAAAAGGCGATAATCGAGGCGCTCTACAAGGACGACCCCGCGGCGCAGAAGAAgcgcgtggaggaggtggagcgcaaCCGGGCGAAGCGCAGTCTTGTGCTCTCCTCCGACAACCTCATCCCAGGCCTGGGGACGAAGCTGCGGGAGAAAGTAATCGAAATCCTGGTGACGGGTGGcttggaggagctgcaccgGCAGGAGGCGAAGCCAATCATTCGCGCCATCCGAGAGCTCACACAGGTGCACGGCGTCGGCCCGCGCACCGCTATCGACTACTTCAAGAAGTACGGCATCAGCACCGTCGCGCAGCTTCGCGACTACGCCATCAAGGCAGGGGAGCTCGACATGAGCAACAAGGACAGCGGCAAGCCGTCGAATCTCGTGGTCTGTGCTGACAAGTCCAAGTTCCACTTGAACgacgcgcagcggctcggGCTTGTCTACTACGAGGACATGTGCCACCGCATCCCGCACGAAGAGGGCCGCCTGCACGAGGCTTTCATGAAGCTGCGCATGCGAAAGTACCTTGGCAAGGACTACGAGCTCGTTGTGTGTGGTAGCTACCGTCGTCAAGTTGAGTCCGCTGGTGACATCGATGTGCTCATTACACACAAGCGCAGCGCGACGGAGGGCGGTGACCGTCCTTTGTTACCACCGTCGGAGGTGCTTGGCTCGTTCCTCGCTGGGCTCAAGGCGGACAAGTACATCGAGGCTACGCTGGCGCAGGGGCCGACGAAGTTCATGGGGCTGTGCCGTCTGCGCGCGATGGGCACCGAATCTGTATCGGCTGCTACGGGCAAGGGCAAGACAGCGAAGACGAGCGGCAAGGCGCCAACCAAGTtccgcgcgcgccgcctcgatgTCCGCTATGTGGACTCGGACAGCTTCCCTGCAGCGATGCTTTACTTCACCGGCAGCAAGAACTTCAACGTCATTATGCGCAGCGAAGCCATCAAGAAGCACTGCGTCCTCAACGAGTACGGCCTCTTCCGCAAGCCGACGCGCAAGCAGATGCAGCACTACGGTGTTGTGCAGAAGAACCCGGATATGAGCTTCCACGACATGATCACCCGCCTCGCTCGCTTCGACCTCTCCGCCAtcaaggacgaggagaaTGAGCTCGCCAGCGGATCGTCGGCCGAAGCTGGAGGCGGGGCTAGCGGTGCGACTGCTGCCGGGAGCGGTgccagcggcgacgcagacggTGCGGCATCAAAGAAGGTGACGGCTGCGTTCAAGAAGATCaagaagaaggggaaggagaagacgAAGCAGGAGCTCGCCGAGCTGCGTGAGATGGCGAAGATtgtggagcggcagcgggttAAGGCGAGCACGGAGCGCGAGATCTTCGAGGCGCTGGGCATGGACTACGTCCCTCCAAAAGACCGCAGCGTTTAA